One Malus sylvestris chromosome 14, drMalSylv7.2, whole genome shotgun sequence DNA segment encodes these proteins:
- the LOC126598715 gene encoding uncharacterized protein LOC126598715 codes for MPVYNLASKILCRVINVSLKAEPDNDEVFAQVTLLPESNFFEWLCHTLLFFLSKWGRLAWLSLFQHVSGFLWIFVFLYWVSISSQVFAFFELLFAFEHKVFISSSI; via the exons ATGCCAGTGTATAATCTTGCATCGAAGATTCTTTGTCGGGTTATCAATGTATCATTGAAG GCTGAACCAGACAATGATGAAGTATTTGCACAAGTCACTTTACTTCCTGAATCAAAT TTTTTCGAATGGTTATGTCACACTCTGCTATTCTTCCTGTCAAAATGGGGAAGGTTAGCATGGCTATCACTCTTCCAACATGTTAGTGGGTTTCTCTGGATTTTCGTTTTTCTCTATTGGGTTTCGATTAGTTCTCAAGTTTTTGCGTTTTTTGAATTGCTTTTCGCATTTGAACATAAAGTTTTTATTTCCTCATCAATCTGA